The Zingiber officinale cultivar Zhangliang chromosome 9A, Zo_v1.1, whole genome shotgun sequence genome window below encodes:
- the LOC122018684 gene encoding nuclear transcription factor Y subunit A-2-like isoform X2, whose translation MFIWGLELTRCKHHLSSRIMELPVGVDHINGEDQIPAIPGQMNHLVDTRQGLEIPQKRDQSRSSLFPAAKVSGREQKTQQYFVPFSLPPSLPENPGHFKEGLGLSMVCPSYPCADQFYGLYPTYGAQMTHGRMLLPIDMTSEGPVFVNAKQFNAILRRRRARAKAEKENKLKRVRKPYLHESRHLHAMRRARGCGGRFLNTKKEGNLQGNNNPNLKVKAPPPPATAASPSSEILPSDSLNLNSVSGGSNTTGSEVSSVYAQEDVDRYHILRHLRPAIFHSLSDMIDGVHEGDTVIHGKWGGTPADGCCGLLKV comes from the exons atgtttatttGGGGCTTGGAGTTAACGAGATGCAAACATCACCTTTCTTCAAGAATTATGGAACTG CCTGTAGGTGTGGACCATATCAATGGAGAGGACCAGATTCCGGCCATCCCCGGACAGATGAATCACTTGGTAGATACAAGGCAGGGACTTGAAATCCCCCAGAAACGTGACCAGAGTCGGTCCTCACTATTCCCAG CTGCGAAGGTCTCAGGAAGAGAGCAGAAGACTCAGCAATATTTTGTTCCCTTCTCTCTGCCACCATCATTACCAGAAAATCCAGGTCATTTCAAAGAGGGGCTTGGTCTGTCTATG GTTTGTCCTAGTTACCCTTGTGCTGATCAGTTTTATGGCCTATATCCAACATATGGTGCTCAAATGACG catgGTCGTATGCTTTTGCCTATCGATATGACTTCTGAAGGACCAGTTTTCGTAAATGCAAAGCAATTCAATGCAATTCTTCGTCGTCGCAGAGCTCGTGCTAAGGCAGAGAAAGAGAACAAATTAAAGAGAGTTCGAAAG CCGTATCTGCATGAATCACGTCACCTTCATGCCATGCGCCGGGCAAGAGGCTGCGGTGGTCGGTTTTTGAACACGAAAAAAGAAGGCAATCTTCAGGGTAACAACAATCCCAACCTCAAAGtgaaggctcctccacctcctgCAACTGCTGCATCTCCAAGTTCAGAAATCCTGCCGTCCGACAGCTTAAACCTCAACTCAGTAAGTGGCGGTTCCAATACCACGGGATCAGAGGTGAGCAGCGTGTACGCTCAGGAAGACGTCGACCGGTATCACATCCTCAGGCACCTACGCCCAGCCATCTTCCATTCTCTCTCAGACATGATAGACGGGGTGCATGAGGGAGACACTGTCATCCATGGCAAGTGGGGCGGCACACCAGCAGATGGCTGCTGTGGCCTCCTCAAGGTCTGA
- the LOC122021254 gene encoding uncharacterized protein LOC122021254 yields the protein MESSGCVGFMAVVAVCSGVALFAVQVHKRLASDFIKKFESEIGRERKRAKKKVTFAPDVLEPSANNEEYRRRWAVAQRPAAGFR from the exons ATGGAAAGCTCCGGTTGCGTGGGATTCATGGCGGTCGTCGCTGTCTGCAGCGGCGTCGCGCTCTTCGCCGTGCAAGTCCACAAGCGCCTCGCCTCCGATTTCATCAAGAAGTTCGAATCCGAGATCG GACGAGAGCGGAAGCGGGCGAAGAAGAAGGTGACGTTCGCACCTGACGTGCTGGAGCCGTCGGCCAACAACGAGGAGTACCGGAGGCGGTGGGCGGTGGCTCAGCGGCCGGCGGCCGGATTCCGGTAG
- the LOC122018684 gene encoding nuclear transcription factor Y subunit A-10-like isoform X1 — MQTSPFFKNYGTGQQQTFHSTLVPWMVRSQPPCGEPFCLKPVGVDHINGEDQIPAIPGQMNHLVDTRQGLEIPQKRDQSRSSLFPAAKVSGREQKTQQYFVPFSLPPSLPENPGHFKEGLGLSMVCPSYPCADQFYGLYPTYGAQMTHGRMLLPIDMTSEGPVFVNAKQFNAILRRRRARAKAEKENKLKRVRKPYLHESRHLHAMRRARGCGGRFLNTKKEGNLQGNNNPNLKVKAPPPPATAASPSSEILPSDSLNLNSVSGGSNTTGSEVSSVYAQEDVDRYHILRHLRPAIFHSLSDMIDGVHEGDTVIHGKWGGTPADGCCGLLKV, encoded by the exons ATGCAAACATCACCTTTCTTCAAGAATTATGGAACTGGTCAGCAACAGACATTCCATTCTACTCTAGTACCTTGGATGGTAAGATCTCAACCTCCCTGTGGAGAACCTTTTTGCCTGAAGCCTGTAGGTGTGGACCATATCAATGGAGAGGACCAGATTCCGGCCATCCCCGGACAGATGAATCACTTGGTAGATACAAGGCAGGGACTTGAAATCCCCCAGAAACGTGACCAGAGTCGGTCCTCACTATTCCCAG CTGCGAAGGTCTCAGGAAGAGAGCAGAAGACTCAGCAATATTTTGTTCCCTTCTCTCTGCCACCATCATTACCAGAAAATCCAGGTCATTTCAAAGAGGGGCTTGGTCTGTCTATG GTTTGTCCTAGTTACCCTTGTGCTGATCAGTTTTATGGCCTATATCCAACATATGGTGCTCAAATGACG catgGTCGTATGCTTTTGCCTATCGATATGACTTCTGAAGGACCAGTTTTCGTAAATGCAAAGCAATTCAATGCAATTCTTCGTCGTCGCAGAGCTCGTGCTAAGGCAGAGAAAGAGAACAAATTAAAGAGAGTTCGAAAG CCGTATCTGCATGAATCACGTCACCTTCATGCCATGCGCCGGGCAAGAGGCTGCGGTGGTCGGTTTTTGAACACGAAAAAAGAAGGCAATCTTCAGGGTAACAACAATCCCAACCTCAAAGtgaaggctcctccacctcctgCAACTGCTGCATCTCCAAGTTCAGAAATCCTGCCGTCCGACAGCTTAAACCTCAACTCAGTAAGTGGCGGTTCCAATACCACGGGATCAGAGGTGAGCAGCGTGTACGCTCAGGAAGACGTCGACCGGTATCACATCCTCAGGCACCTACGCCCAGCCATCTTCCATTCTCTCTCAGACATGATAGACGGGGTGCATGAGGGAGACACTGTCATCCATGGCAAGTGGGGCGGCACACCAGCAGATGGCTGCTGTGGCCTCCTCAAGGTCTGA